The genomic stretch GACGTTCAGAGTTTCTTCGATGTTTTTGGGATATATGGTAGAAGCCGCTTCGATCACACCGAGGGCTCCGCTCTTAAACTTGATAACTGCGACTCCCACATCCTCCATCTCGATCTTGCGCAGAGCTGTGCGGGTATAGCCGAAGACCGATTCAACAGGCCCAAAGGTCCATTGGAGTAGGTCAATATTGTGGATGGACTGATTCATCAGAACTCCGCCATCTTGAAGCTTGGTACCCCGCCAAGGGGCCTGAGAATAGTAGGCATCATTGCGGTTCCAGCGCACGCTGGCTTGTCCGTGGGTGAGTTTGCCAAAGCGGCCCTCTTCTAGGGCTTGGCGCATGAGCTTAATGGATTTATTGTAACGGTTTTGGTGGATTACCGAGAGCTTGACGCCTGCTTCGTGACAGGTACGAATGAGCTCATCGGCACTGGCTAAGGTCATAGCCATGGGTTTTTCGACCATGACGTGTTTACCGGCTTTCGCACAGATGATGCCGATAGGAGCATGAAGATCTGATTCCGTGGCGATGGTCACCACATCAATCTCTTCCTTTTCAAGCATTTCTTCATAAAAGAGATAGGGTTTCGCTCCGTATTTATCTGCAAAGGCTTGGGCCTTCTCCGGAACAATATCACAAACGGCTACGAGCTCTGCTTCTTCAAGAGCTAAGATTGACTCCGCATGTTTGGGGGCGATGCGTCCACAGCCGATGATGGCAAAGCGCATCTTCTTTTGCTTATCCATGATTCCACTCCTTGCTATTTGAAAACTGGGGACAGGTCCCTGTTTTCAAAAAATGAAAACTGGGACCTGTCCCCTTGATTCACTTGGGGACCTGACTATAGTTTAACGATTTTCTCGCGGTTGGTTTCGACATTTTTGGTGGCGTTACGGGTATCGACGACGAGGTTAGCTTTGTCGACGATGCGGTCGTAATCGATGCTGCTGTGGTCGGTAAGGATGAGGACGCAATCAGCAGCTGCTAGGGCCTCGTCAGTGAGCTCGATGCTATCTAAATGCATGGTGGAGCCGCCATGGGGTTCGATGACCGGAATATAGGGGTCATGGTAACTGATATTGGCACCGTTCTTACGAAGGAGCTCCATGATTTTGAGAGCTGGCGATTCACGAACATCGTCGATATCCTTTTTATAAGCTACAC from Desulfitobacterium dichloroeliminans LMG P-21439 encodes the following:
- a CDS encoding Gfo/Idh/MocA family protein — protein: MDKQKKMRFAIIGCGRIAPKHAESILALEEAELVAVCDIVPEKAQAFADKYGAKPYLFYEEMLEKEEIDVVTIATESDLHAPIGIICAKAGKHVMVEKPMAMTLASADELIRTCHEAGVKLSVIHQNRYNKSIKLMRQALEEGRFGKLTHGQASVRWNRNDAYYSQAPWRGTKLQDGGVLMNQSIHNIDLLQWTFGPVESVFGYTRTALRKIEMEDVGVAVIKFKSGALGVIEAASTIYPKNIEETLNVFGETGSVIIGGIAVNRVEAWEFSDNEEEKKKIFAGQENDPPNVYGFGHREVIKDMIDSIHEDRTPAIPGEEGRKALEIILAIYKCQETKEPVVFPVEE